The DNA sequence CAGCTTGAGGCTGTTGGTTTGCTTGAGCTAACATCGCTTGAGAAGCTTGGTTAAGGATGTTTGAACGAGTAAACTCCATCATTTCCTTAGCCATGTCAACGTCACGGATACGAGACTCAGCAGCTTGTAAATTCTCAGAAGAGTTATCTAAGTTTTTGATTGTGTGCTCTAAACGGTTTTGGTAAGCACCAAGTTTAGAACGTGAAGCTGATACTGACATAATTGCACTATTCACTTTAGCAATTGCAGTACTTGCACCTGTACGTGTAGATACTGTTTGAGCACTTACACTAACTGCACTTTCACCTAATGCACCAGATGTTTGTTGTTTTAATTGAAGTGTGATCGTTTGGCCAGCATTTGCACCAATTTGAAGAGCTACACTGTTGTCAGCTTTCAAAACATCTTTTTGGTTAAACTGAGTGTTGTTACCA is a window from the Bacillus alkalicellulosilyticus genome containing:
- a CDS encoding flagellin — its product is MIINNNLSAMNSHRQMGMNVNSTGKAMEKLSSGLRINRAGDDAAGLSISEKMRGQIRGLDQASRNSQDGISLIQTAEGALNETHAILQRMREIAVQSGNDTNVDVDRSALNDEFKQLTSELDRIGNNTQFNQKDVLKADNSVALQIGANAGQTITLQLKQQTSGALGESAVSVSAQTVSTRTGASTAIAKVNSAIMSVSASRSKLGAYQNRLEHTIKNLDNSSENLQAAESRIRDVDMAKEMMEFTRSNILNQASQAMLAQANQQPQAVLQLLR